The following proteins come from a genomic window of Chelmon rostratus isolate fCheRos1 chromosome 23, fCheRos1.pri, whole genome shotgun sequence:
- the mfap3l gene encoding microfibrillar-associated protein 3-like, with protein sequence MHWAGRSVFLVLATLIASRTTGALSVDMDGNRTENGTVTDGGFVPVVFTKVNQIIAREGSCVLIDCNVTGDPFPSVQWFNSHGDRLDTETNGGKWWLLDGGVLNITSIEFADRGKYTCMASNVHGSSNCTVTLRVVFTNGDMGVYYMVVCLVTFTIIMALNVTRLCMMSSHLKKTEKAINEFFRTEGAEKLQKAFEIAKRIPIITSAKTLELAKVTQFKTMEFARYIEELARSIPLPPLIMNCRTFMEEILEVVGVEEMRHTFVRQAPEGCREGPSRAIGARDVFTILQERERERERGRERERSESPAADSDNSSVHEQPQHIAIQVSVHPQLAISGYCSIEAPPQPEAAPSSPPPSSPPPLTPLHQEAQPEAEGQDSQQAAPEPTDASKTPSCQVFYESHV encoded by the exons ATGCACTGGGCCGGCAGATCTGTTTTTCTGGTACTGGCGACCCTTATCGCCTCTCGCACCACCGGGGCCTTATCAGTGGACATGGACGGAAACCGTACAGAAAATGGCACTGTGACAGACGGCGGATTTGTCCCAGTTGTGTTCACAAAAGTGAACCAGATAATTGCTCGGGAGGGTAGCTGCGTGCTGATTGACTGCAATGTTACCGGAGACCCGTTCCCCAGTGTTCAGTGGTTCAACTCCCATGGAGACCGCTTGGATACAGAGACAAATG gTGGGAAGTGGTGGCTGTTGGACGGTGGTGTCCTCAACATCACCAGCATCGAGTTTGCAGACCGTGGAAAGTACACCTGCATGGCATCCAACGTTCACGGCAGCTCCAACTGCACAGTGACGCTGCGTGTGGTCTTCACTAACGGGGACATGGGCGTGTATTACATGGTGGTATGTCTGGTTACCTTCACCATCATCATGGCCCTGAACGTCACACGCCTCTGCATGATGAGCAGCCACCTGAAGAAGACGGAGAAAGCCATCAACGAGTTCTTCCGCACAGAGGGTGCCGAGAAGCTGCAGAAGGCCTTCGAGATCGCCAAGCGAATCCCCATCATCACCTCGGCTAAGACGCTGGAGCTGGCCAAGGTGACGCAGTTCAAGACCATGGAGTTTGCGCGGTACATCGAGGAGCTGGCTCGCAGCATCCCGCTGCCGCCGCTCATCATGAACTGCCGCACCTTCATGGAGGAGATCCtggaggtggtgggggtggaggagatGAGGCACACCTTTGTCAGACAGGCGCCCGAGGGATGCCGCGAGGGACCGAGCAGGGCCATCGGGGCGAGAGACGTCTTCACCAtcctgcaggagagggagagggagagagagcgggggCGAGAGAGGGAGCGCAGCGAATCGCCCGCTGCCGACTCAGACAACTCTTCAGTCCACGAGCAGCCGCAGCACATCGCCATCCAGGTGTCGGTCCACCCGCAGCTCGCCATCAGCGGTTACTGCAGCATCGAGGCCCCACCTCAGCCAGAGGCTgcaccctcctcccctcccccctcctcccctccaccgcTGACTCCTCTTCACCAGGAGGCGCAGCCCGAGGCGGAGGGACAAGACAGCCAGCAGGCTGCGCCCGAACCGACAGACGCAAGTAAGACCCCGTCCTGCCAGGTGTTCTACGAGAGCCACGTGTGA